TGGTGGCCTCAGGGACCAGTCCGAGCCCCAGTCAGGAGACCCCGCCGGAGCCAGCGCAGCGTCCCCCTCCCTGCGCGGCGGCCGGGCAGCTCGCCGCTGACACGAGGGCCGGGCAGGCCTGGAGAGGGCCCACCGCCACGCCCGAGCACGGAAGAACCGTGCTGGCTCTGTGTGCACACGTGACCCAAGTAGTCCCTGGCCACTCGGCTGCGTCCCCTTCACCCACGCCGACGCCGACCGCTGTGCAGGGAGACGTGGTGTGGGGCCCAGGCCGTGGCAGTGCGTTTGCACGGCCCCTGGCCTGGGGAGAGGCGGGACTAGGGGCACTGGAAGGCGGGGGATGCACAGGGGGCGCCACCAGCCTGTGggtccctcccgcccccccagccGGCTGGCCTGGGGCAGGTGAGTGGTGGCGGCCGTGGCAGCCCAGCCCTGTGGTGTGCACTGGCCGGCAGGCAGagcccttgctccccagtgtcCGCCTCGCTGCTGTGACGGGGTCAGCAGTGAAGGAGTCAGCAGTGAAGGGGTCAGCAGTGAAGGGGTCAGCAGTGAAGGGGTCAGCAGTGACGGGGTCAGCAGTGAAGGAGTCAGCAGTGAAGGGGTCAGCAGTGAAGGAGTCAGCAGTGAAGGGGTCAGCTGTGAAGGGGTCAGCAGTGAAGGGGTCAGCAGTGAAGGGGTCAGCTGTGAAGGGGTCAGCAGTGAAGGGGTCAGCAGTGAAGGGGTCAGCTGTGAAGGGGTCAGCAGTGAAGGGGTCAGCAGTGAAGGGGCCGCGTTGCCCCATCTGCGTGACCCTCTGCTCCCCGACTCGGTTCTTCCCAAACTCGGGCGGGCACAGGGGTCCGCTTCGCTGGGCCCCCTCGGAAAGCACCAAAAGGAAGACCCGCTGTCATCTGTAGGATGGGATCATCAGTGGGATCTGTATTCAATCGTCAGCAGCGGCCATGAGCACGAGCAAGCCACAGGTGTGGGTGTGGGACGGGGAGTCTAGACTGTGACACGCAGTCACAGAAGTGGCGAGGACAGCGAGGGCGCGCTGGGCCCCGGGGGCGGACAGCCGGCCTCAGGCGGCTGCGCGGTGCCCGCAGTGCACGGCGCGACCAGGCTCCGGGCCACTTAGCAGCGCCGACGCCACCTCCACGGAATGACAAGGCCGCCCAGGCAAGACCCGCCCTTCAGAAAAACGCCAACTAGCATCACGCTGCTCGGGCACCGAGCACTCCCGACGGGTCTGAGAGGCTCCCGGCGGGAGCCCGGTGTCACGCAGAAGCAGGGAGCTGCAACCGCAGCCCAGGGCACAGCAGGGACACTGCACAGAGCCCAGATGCAGACGCAACCCTCCGAGCAGAGCCCAGATGCAGGGGCCGCGGCTGACCCGGCACGGGGGAGGGCccccgtcctcctcctccttctctgcagGGTCTGCACGTTTCTTAAGTGGACTCGGGTGAAGTCATGAGGGGAAGGTCCGACAAACTCTCCTCAAACACACGAGCAGCAGGGAACCAACTCGGCACGCAACCAGATGGGCGAGGCCGCGGCCAGCGGCCCCGCAGTTGACACCTGAGGGGTGACGGTGGGAACGCAAGGGGACCCCTGCTCCCCGAGCCcctgccgcccccagccccaggcccctgtgcAGCCCACCTTGGCGACCTCCAGCCGCTGACGGTCGGGGCGTGGATCATCAGTTCCCGGGCGCTGAAGCCATCTTCGTGCCCGGACGAGCTGACCACGACGAATCCGATCTTGTGCGGCATCCTGGGCGCCGGCCGCTCCGACGAGCAGGACACACCCCTTCAGCAGACAGGGACCTGGCCACGCGCCGACGTCACCGCACCGGACCGGCCAGTGCACGCCTCGCTGCAACAGAGCAACCGGGAAACTCTGGTTTTTGTGAGGTGCTTCTCACGGGAGCCTCTAACTCTGCTTACGGCGTCTTCAGAGTTACTTCAGCTTTTCCCGAATGCACGTGGAAAAAGTTTGATCAGTGCTGTGGCTGAACTGTGTCCACCCCCGAAAACACGTCAAAGACCTCCTGTGAGTGGGGTCCTGCTTAGAAACAGGACGTTCGTAGATGCAACAAAAGCTGAAACGAGGTCCTGCTGGCGTAGGGCAGCCCTGCTCCCAAATAACCGGCGTCCTGATCAGAAAAGAAACATGGGTGTgcgcgtacacacacacacacacacacacacacacacgaggccACGTGACAACAGTGAGGCCACCGGAGCAAGGCATCTGCCAGCCGCGGAGCTCCGACGACCGCTGGACAGCACCAGAGGCCGGAAGAGGCAGAAGggccctccccacgcccccgcagccttgcaggggtgtccactCTCCGGCgtccctgggccaccctggaagggGACTGGTCTTGCGCCCCACGGTAAATACAGTGTGACAGGTCATCACGAGGAAATCTCACACTGCTTTAAGTGAACTCACAACTTTGTGCTGGGCTCGTTCACAGCCACGCTGGGCTGCATGTGCCCGCGGGCCACTGGCGGGCGCCCCAGCAGAGAGCACGGCCACGCCCACACCTCGACTGCGGACTCCCAGCCTTCAGAATGCAGCGTTTTAAGTCCTCCAGTTTTGGTGCTTTGTTAGGGAGAAGACAAAATTTTTGGATAATGTACAAATACAAAGATTTTTACACTGGTTAAGAAACTAATCCAACCAGTTATGTCCATACGTCAcacaaaaacaaggagaaaaagggCCTTTTTAATCAGCAGCCTCACCACCGCCCCGTGAGCACGCACGTCCGGGGGTCCGGGGCGCACTCAGCGTGCCAGACCTTAGCTCTGGACCCACACGCACACCTTCGTGACAGCTGACCCAGGTTCAGTTGTCGCCCCAGCTTCACCGACCAGGGAGCTGAGGCAccgccaggcccaggcccagggtcacccagccAGGGAGCCCCGCGGGCAGGGCTGTTCCCGGCTGGTcagggggccaggccccaggagcCTCTGCTCTGGCGCTCAGACTCACTCAAACGGGACCTTTGAAACCCACGCAGAGCGTGTGTCCACAATGCTGTGTTGCCTCAATGGAGGCAAAACGAAGTGCTGGCCTTCCGGAACCAGTGGGAGGGACGCCCGGGCGCATCTGAGCAGGATCCCGCGTTGGCCGCCTCCAAAGCCCTTCCACCTGGTACCCTAGGGTCCCCGTGTTCTGCGAGGTGCCGGGCCCACGGAAGGGTGCTGCTAGCAGGCTCCATGAACCCACTGCCACGTTTGGGGAGAAACAGCTGTGCACAGTGCTCAGCGCTCGGTCCGGGGTACACTGACCGCCCTAGTGCAGGACGGAGGCCCACCCCGGCCAGGGCCAGCCTGCACGTGTCCCCGAGTCCCTCACCACACCGGCTAGTCCCCCTCGCCGGGAGGACGCTGCCTTGGAGGGGCTCCTTCCCTGAAGTCGGCTTCTCCAAGCcagtgggctggggctggggctggggctggggctcggggtggggctgggggggcggggggctggcatGTATAAATTAAGCGGAAACATGTTAGCAACTCCTGAACATTTTGCTACGAGACCAGGGGAGACAACTTGTTTCCACTtctcaagaaaacagaaatgttcAAAATTAAGTGATTTTTGGTCAGGTTAAAGAGTTGAGAGCGCCTCTGAGAACATCTGAGGCCGAGGAGACTGAAAAGAACTAAGTAACGGGAGGCGAATCGAACCGGTGCAGGGCACAGCCACGCTCCTGACGCATTTTGGCCGGCCGGACGGCCAGCCCCGCCGTTCTGGGTCACCACCAGCCCTGCGTCCCGCAAGGCGAGGTCCGGACACAGGGAACCGGGCGCAGGCGCCCCCAGGGCCGATGTGGGTGGGCCGTGACGCAGCGCGCGGCAGCGCCGCCCCGGGCCCCGCGCCCCGGGCCAGCGGCTGGACGCGCTCGGGCAGCGCCCGCACCCGCTCACCCCGCCGCACGCCGGCCCCGCGGCCCAAGTCCGGGCCCAGCCCCGCGAGCCGGGGCTGGAAGCCCGCTCGGCCTCCGCGCCCCCTGCCCCGCGCCCGCGCTCCCGGCCAGTCCCGGTACCTGTCAGGGCGGAAGGCCGCCGGACCTCGGCTCCCGCACGACCCCCAGGGCCTTCCGCCCACCCCCGGCAGCGCCGCGACCTCGGCGGAGCTCAGGTAGCGCCGACTTCGCAGCCCCGGGCGCGCCAGCCCCCGCGAGCCGCAGCGTCCGTGGCGGGGGCGGAGCAGTCCCTCCCGCCTACGCCCAGCGCCCGGGCCGCGGCCGCGGCTCTCATGACAACCGGAGCGGGCCGGGCCCCGCCTCCGCGCCtgcgcgcccccgccccgccgcacCGCGGCTGCGCCCGAGACGGGCCTCCGCCTCCGCTTCCCCGGGACTTCTGGGTAACGGAGTTTCCAGGGAACCGCGCACGCGCACAAGGCAGGCTGCGCCTCTCCTTTCCTCGGCCTTCTGGGTAGTGTAGTTCCGGGGCGGTGCGCGGCCGCCGTCCCTTCCGCAGAGTGTACCTGGGGTGACCCCGCGGCCCGCGTGAGGACGCTCCTAGCAGCGGGCGCAGTAGGTGCTTCCCGCGGGGCCGGAGGCCCTGAGGATGATGTCTGTCTTCCGGAAGCCCAAGACGTTCAAGTTGCGAGCCCTGCACAGCCAGCAGAAGTTTGGGGTAGCAGGGAAGAGCTGCCAGGAGGTGCTGCGGAAGGGGTGTCTCCACTTCCAGGTGCGGCGGGGGCTGGGAATCGGGGGTCCGGTGCCTCCCCTTGCAGGTCCCGGGAAGGGACCAGGGCAGCGGCGGGAGCTTGTCGGGAGACTCCGGGTGGGATGCAACAGTCTGACCCGCCATCTGTCACCAGCAGCACTGGCGGAGCCTCGTGTCCCCAAGTCCTGACAGGTGCCCCGTGAGGCGGGAAACCTGAGTAGCGGCCCACCCCGGCCCCGACTGGGGTCCTTCCATGGGCTGTCGTGGGGTCCACGACAACACCGGTGAATCGAGTGCCAGCATTCCACTTCAGGAACAGGGTGCTGGTGGCAGAGACTCGGAGGGCGCGCGGGGCCCTGCAGAGCGGGTGGAGTGTGGGTCCTCGGACTCGGGGCGCCCGGGGCTGGCGGAGGTGGAAGCCTCTGCGGGGTGCTCAGGGGAacttggggagagggaagggctgtgttccagggtgtgtgtgtaggagatggccgggagttggggggggggggcgctgcggGGAATCACCATTTGTTGCCATTAGCCCCGGAGGCCCCTCGAGTCAGGAACTTCTTCCTCTGGTTCCTGAGTGGGGTGCGGGGCTCGAGGTGGAGGGATGCAGGGACACCTTCCGTCTGCTGATGGTGAGAGTCACGACCCCGCTGGCTTGAGATTTGGGGAGCCTGTTTCCAGAGCACACTAGCTAATTCACTGGGAGTCAGGGCACAGCCACTTGGCGtccctgggactcagtttccccgtGTGTAGAAGAAGGGGTGGGCTCGGAGGCCTCTCAACGCCGGGCAGCCCGAGTGTTGCAGCTCCTCCACCCGTTATTCTGACTCTTACGGAGTTCATTTCCGTGGCTGGGCCTAGACACCCGGGGGTGTGCACGAGGACAGGCAGGGCCAGACCCCGAGTCGCCACAGAAATTCATAAGCCTGACCGGTGGGGAGCAACGGCCAGCCGAAGCTCTGCAAGTGAACAGTGCCGTATGCCGGTCACACTTCCGCACGGAGACCACGGGTCACCTTCGGTCAGATGTTGTCCCAGAATAACCAGTCCCCGGGAGACAAGGAGCACAGCGAGCCGGCGGGTCCTGAGGCCTGCCAGGCACTGCACCCTCATCTGTGCGGCTGTGCTGACCAGCCCGGTGGCAGCCATCACCTGTCATTTTGGGAAACAGGCTCCAATTCTGAGTGCCCTGGAGGAGCGGCTGGAAAGGGTCCGTGTCCTGCATCCCACAAAGCAGTGACGCTGCGTGTGCCTGCATGTGACTTCCTGTTCTAGAACGACCGACCGAGGGTGCCCTGGTTCAGATGCACGTGCGTGTCTCGGGCGTGCACCCCACGGGCGTGCAGACGGCACGTCGAGCATGATTCTTTAAAACGTGCTTCTCTGTGGCGGGCCCACCCGGGGCCCAGGAAGTgagcaccccacccctcccccgtcTCCCCAGCTGCCCGCGCCCGGCTCCCGCCTCTGCCTCTACGAAGATGGCACGGAGGTGACAGAAGGTTACTTCTGGAGCGTCCCCGACAACTCGGAGCTCGTGCTGCTCACCAAGGGCCAGACCTGGGAGGGCTGTAAGTGGCGGGGCCCTGcgggtgctggggggcagggcctggtAGACATTCCTCCAGGCAGGATACTCCCACGGTGAACACGCCCAGGAAAAGAGGCTCGTGATAGCATTAGCCTTCAGGGACGTGCAGGTCACACCCACCGTGAGgctgcacccccgccccaggaggAGGAGTGCGGGCGAGGCCGTGGGGAAACCGGCACCCTCGTCCACGGCTGGTGGGCGGAGTCCGGTGGTTCCTGAGCTGCGGGCTGGATCACCAGGGCCCCCCCGCAGTGTACTCCCAGGTGTGCACCCAAGGGAGGGGAAAACACAGGTGTGCACAGAGGCTGGACACGGGTGTGCACGGCAGCCTCGTTCCTGTGGCCCGAAGGTGGAGAGGAGCCCGGGCTCTGGGCGGACAGACGGCCTGTCCCAACAATGGAAGGCCGTTCCGCCCGGAAGAGGAGGGAGGCCGGACTCACGCTAGGACACGGACGTCCCTCCAAAACTTCACGTGAAGTGACAAGCCAGTCACGAAGGGCCACGTGGAATGAGTACGATTCTACCCACGTGGAGTGTGCCGAGCAGGGGACGTTTGCAGAGACAGAAAAGCGACCCGCGGTGGTTTagggctggaggtgggtgggagggagggtgactGACAGCTAAAGGGCGGGACTTCCTCTCCCGGTGCGGAAACGGAACGCGGGATGCTCGCACCACTCTTCgaagggctggagcccagggagttGCGTGCTGTGAGTGCTGTGCGTGCTGTACGTGCTGTACGTGCTGTACGTGCTGTGCGTGCTGTGCGTGCGGGAACTCGTAGGGAAAGGAGGTTCAGTCTCAGCTCGGCTGTGAAAGAGGAGACGCAAAGGCCCCAGCACGCCGTTCCGGGGTGGAACCGCGCTCTGTACCGGGGTCCGCAGCTGCTCTGCCGCGTCTGTGCGGGCTGCCATTTCGGCCACGCGGACCGGTGCAGCGGGGTAGCTCGCGGTGTCTTACTCCGCGTTTCCCCAGGGGCTCCTGGTGTCGACCCTCTTTAATTGTGGCCGCCTGCCACCGAGCACAGGCCCCGCCGCCCAGCCTGGTGCGGGCTGAGAGCGTGCGGCCGTGGGGTCCGCCGTCCTGCGAACGTGGCGGCGGGCACTCGCACCGCCCAGGCGGCGAGCCCACTGCGCGCCGCGGCCGTGTGGCCGCCACGTCCTCCGCGTGCTTGTCACTGGCCCGTGTCCTCTGTGGTGGACGTCTCTGTGTCCTCGGTCCATCTCCTAAgtgttttttatatgttttaatgtCGAGTTTTGAGAGTTTTGTTGTTCTGAGACACCCTGGATGTGCGTCTTCCGCCAGGCAGCGTGTTTTTCACTGTCTTGGAAGAGGAAGGGTCCTTCCTGGCGCCACAATCTTTGTTCTGACGAAGGCCaattcactctctcttttttttttcatgctactTTCGGTGTTAAGGCTGAGACGTTCCCCCCGCTGTAGGTGCCGAAGGCTTTCGCCTTCTGGTTTTCCCGCATGGGCTGCTAGGACCACGtgactccctcccttctgctaAGGGTAGACCGCACAGGTTGCTTTGCGACTCCGAGCAGCCCCGCGTCCTGCGGCGGCCCCGCTGGGCCGAGGCTCGGTGCTGTAGGCGTTCGGGGTTCTGTTTGTGAGATGCTGCGAGGGCTCAGCAGACTCTGGCTCCGCCTGCCCCTGAGCGCCTGCTGGGTGGCGGCTCGCTGCTGCGGGCACTGCGGGCACATGTGGCAAGACCCCGGGAAGCAGCCGGCAGTGACTCAGCGATCCGGGGAGTGAGGCCCCCTGGGAGTCCAAAGATGAGAGGATTTCCTTTGGCAAACAGAGGGCAGCAGGAGGGCGGCTTTCGTTTTCCGGGGTGCTCCCGGCCCCCTTCCCCGTCAGTCCTCGCCCCACCCAGCCGTGGGCAGCTGGCTCCCAGCCCCGAGGACGGGAGCCCGGGACGCACTCAGGTCGGCAGTCTCCCAGCTGAGCGGGGTGGCCGTGGGGAGCCCTTTCTCACGCAGGCTGTCGGCACCGTGTCTCCCCACGGCGGTGGCCCCAGGACCAATGGCTCTTCTGTGTGTCCCCCCTTCTGGTGGCAGATGTGAGTGACATCAGTCGCTTCCTCAGCGTGTTCCACAGGCCACACGTGGGGGTCATCCAGGCCGCCCGGCAGCTGCTGTTGGACGAACAGGCCCCGCTGCGGCAGAAGCTGCTGGCCGACCTCCTGCACACCATCAGCGAGAACGCCGCGGCCGAGACGCGGGCCGAGGACCCGCCCTGGTTCGAAGGTGCCCCTGCGGTCAGGGCCTGGCGGGCGCTGGGGGCGGGAAGACACCTGGGGGAGGCCGGACTCCGTTTCAGCTCCCAAAGCGAGGGGCCCCCAGATGGGGGGCTCGCCTGCTCCCTGCTCGCTGGGGGCGGATTCCAGGCAACCCGGGACCATGGGGAAGGACACCGACACACAGATCTCCATCCCGATCATTGTCACGGGCACGGCTCAGGGGCCTCGGGCGCATTCACGCTGTCGGGCAGGTGTCACTGCCATCCTCTCTGGAACTTTCCGTCTTCTCGCACTGCACCTGTGTCCCCACTGAACTgagacccccgcccctcccctggccccaccctttACTCTCTGTCCTTGTGGCTCTGACTCCCCCAGGGACCTCCTAGAAGTGGAGCCCTTCCTTGTCTTTTTGTCACTGGCTGACTTCACGGAGCTTAGCGTCTCCCGGGGCGTCCATGCAGCCGCAGGAGTCAAGTTCCCCCTTTTCCAAGCGGAGCCGTCTCCCACGGTGTGGCTGGGCCACACCTGCTTTTCCCTTTGTCCGCCAGTGGACACCTGGGTGGCTTCCGCCTGTGGCCTGGCCCGGTCAGTCAGTTGGAGGTCGCCTGGGAGAATGCACCTGCCTTGAAACGGCGGCGCTGGCGGGAGCCCCTGGGAGGCGTCTGAGACCCTCCCGGTAGACCAAAGACCCCACCTGAGGCAGCGAGCAGGGTCTGCGTGCACGGCCCTGCAGCACGTTTCTCAGATGCAGCAcccagccgccccccacccctaccccaggaCGGCCAGGGAGTGCAGGGTCTGCCTCGGCTCCCCCCGCAGGTCTGGAGTCCCGGTTCAGGAGCAAGTGCAGCTACCTGAGGTTCAGCTGCGAGAGCAGGATCCGGAGCTACCTGAGGGAGGTAggccgccccccgccctcccccccccaccccgaggtggTGTGCCAGCGTGCTGGGCAGGTCGGCTGCGGGGCTGCTTTGGCAGCACTGCAGACGGGGCTCCCAACCGTGGTTCGGGGCGCCACGCTCCGGTCCTCAGCCAGGTCCTTGGCGTCCTCCAGGTGAGCGCGCACACGCCCGCGGTGGGCGCGGGGGCTCGGGAGGAGTTCGCGCAGGTGGTGGACGCCATGGGCCAGAAGCTCCGGGCTGAGAAGTACAACGGCTGCTACTTCGACAGGGGTGCCGAGGCCAGCAGCCGGCTCTGCACGCCCGAAGGCTGGTTCTCTTGCCAGGtgggctgcctgccctgggccctggggccccggcgCCTGTGGAGCTGcctgccagggctgggtggggtggggtgctgtggggtggggtgggtgggggcaggtcaGCTCCCGTTCCCTGGGAGTCTGCCTGGGCCCGAGAACCTGCATTCCTGACACGTTCCCAGGTGCACCCTCGTTGCTCAGGGACCCCCCCGCTGCCGTGGGTGGGGAGGACACAGGTGCCTGAGCAGGGGCCGTGCCTTGGTGTCGGGGGAGGGTGGCATTCCTTCGGGTGGGCTGCTGAGAGAAGGGGTACTCCGGAGCCTCTGGGAAGCACGCATGGTGTTCCCCCGGGTGAGCCTGGTGGGTGACAGAGAGCTTGGGGATTTCAGGCTTGTGGCCGCTGTGGCATCGGGGGCACTGGTTAGGCCTGACTCCTGGAGGGCGGCCCTGGCTGCAGGCAGCGGTCTGAGATGCGCGGGTGGAGGCCGTGGGCTTCCCCAGGACGTGAGTGAACCACGGGAGTGCCACGTCGCCCAGGTGCCACCGCTGGGCCTCGGAGCCGTGACCTTCAGGAGGTGGGCGGAGGGTCCTTCCCACTGTCTTCCAGCCGTCACCTCAGAGATGTGTCAGGTGTGGCCCAGCCTCGGGTGCCGATGGCGCCTGGGGCTTTGGCCGGCATGGCCCTGCCAAGCTGGCGTGTGGCGGGGGTGACCCGAGACCGGCAGGGAAGAGGCCCGCTGTACGGCAGTCACCTTGTCCTTTCTCCGCACAGGGTCCTTTCGACGCGGCCAGCTGTGCGTCCAGACACTCCATCAACCCCTACAGTAACAGGGAGAGTCGGGTCCTCTTCAGCACCTGGAACCTGGACCACGTGTGAGTGCCGGGAGTGTGAGGCCGGCTGGCAGGGCCTGTCCTGGGGCACCGCCGTCAGGCCCCAATGgtgcctgtgggggtgggggggctgccccGCCCGGATGCCTGGGCCTCCCAAGCGAACCTCTCGGGGTCTGGGCCCCCAGGGTGACCAGTGGCGGTGTGGAAGGGGCAGCTGGGCGCACACAGCACTCCTGCTGCTCCCGTGTGGCTGCGTGTCGTCTCCCGTGGGGCCTCGTCCCTGCGACCTCACGCGTGTCCCTCTCGGCTGCTCCCCTCTGTGCGTGGGGTCAGGGGTCAGCGTGCCTGCTCTCAGGGCAGCCGTCCCCGGCG
This Phyllostomus discolor isolate MPI-MPIP mPhyDis1 chromosome 5, mPhyDis1.pri.v3, whole genome shotgun sequence DNA region includes the following protein-coding sequences:
- the DFFB gene encoding DNA fragmentation factor subunit beta, which gives rise to MMSVFRKPKTFKLRALHSQQKFGVAGKSCQEVLRKGCLHFQLPAPGSRLCLYEDGTEVTEGYFWSVPDNSELVLLTKGQTWEGYVSDISRFLSVFHRPHVGVIQAARQLLLDEQAPLRQKLLADLLHTISENAAAETRAEDPPWFEGLESRFRSKCSYLRFSCESRIRSYLREVSAHTPAVGAGAREEFAQVVDAMGQKLRAEKYNGCYFDRGAEASSRLCTPEGWFSCQGPFDAASCASRHSINPYSNRESRVLFSTWNLDHVIEKKRTVIPALAEAIEGQDGRQLDWEYFYGLLFTSANLKLVHVACHKKTTHGLSCDPSRVYRPRAEPRRKRAARKGR